A single Methanothrix sp. DNA region contains:
- a CDS encoding UbiX family flavin prenyltransferase — translation MEIVVGISGASGVGYGIRLLEALRGKGCVTHLIITDSARKIMQIETDSLPGEVERLADHVYAPKDFSAPVASGSHLFDALVVIPCSMGTLSGIACGSSDTLITRCADVCLKEKRRLILVPRETPLSLIQLRNMVAASEAGALILPACPAFYSRPQSLAGLVDVLVGRVLDLLGLENDLYHRWEGI, via the coding sequence ATGGAGATCGTTGTAGGAATAAGCGGAGCATCGGGGGTGGGGTACGGAATCCGGCTCCTGGAAGCCCTGAGGGGGAAAGGGTGCGTCACCCATCTGATAATCACCGATTCGGCTCGAAAGATCATGCAGATAGAGACAGATTCTCTGCCCGGGGAGGTGGAAAGGCTGGCTGATCATGTTTATGCCCCAAAGGACTTCTCCGCCCCGGTGGCCAGCGGATCGCACCTCTTCGATGCCCTGGTGGTCATCCCCTGCAGCATGGGAACTCTCTCCGGAATTGCCTGCGGCTCCTCGGATACCCTCATCACCCGCTGCGCCGATGTATGTCTGAAGGAGAAGAGGAGGCTGATCTTGGTCCCCAGGGAGACCCCCCTGAGCCTGATTCAGCTTCGCAATATGGTTGCAGCCAGCGAGGCGGGAGCTCTCATTCTCCCCGCCTGCCCCGCCTTCTACTCCCGGCCCCAGAGCCTGGCCGGGCTGGTGGATGTGCTGGTGGGAAGGGTGCTGGATCTCCTCGGCCTGGAAAACGATCTTTATCATAGATGGGAAGGCATATGA
- a CDS encoding deoxyhypusine synthase — protein MDTVHQLEIQPGMSIDALVRGWSHCGFGARRLAQAAEIYERMLSGNFTKFFTLSGAMVPAGMRHVVSDLIRGGHVDVLVSTGANLVHDIIESFGCHSLGCAESDDSSLRAQGVSRIYDVFIRDQDFEAFEELMQSILPESSQAISGRQLLNILGSRIADRRSILRSAYDMEVPVFCPALPDSMIGLQAWMFSQTKKLSVDAFADIREIIDLCYNCERAGVVIVGGGVPKNFTLQSMLVTPNSFDLAIQLTTDTPENGGLSGATLSEAVSWGKISQSASYVTVYGDATITLPLMVGAALGRLKK, from the coding sequence ATGGACACAGTACACCAGCTTGAGATCCAGCCGGGGATGAGCATAGATGCTCTGGTCAGGGGATGGAGCCACTGCGGCTTTGGGGCCAGAAGGCTGGCTCAGGCAGCGGAGATATATGAGAGGATGCTCTCTGGGAATTTCACAAAATTTTTCACTCTCTCTGGAGCGATGGTCCCGGCGGGGATGAGGCATGTGGTCTCAGATCTGATTCGGGGTGGCCATGTGGATGTGCTGGTGAGCACGGGAGCAAACCTGGTGCACGATATAATAGAGTCCTTCGGCTGCCACTCACTGGGATGTGCTGAATCGGATGACTCATCCCTCCGGGCTCAGGGGGTGAGCCGGATCTATGATGTATTCATCAGGGATCAGGACTTCGAGGCCTTCGAGGAGCTGATGCAGAGCATCCTGCCGGAGAGCTCCCAGGCCATATCCGGAAGGCAGTTGTTGAATATCCTGGGGAGCCGGATAGCAGACCGGCGATCCATATTGCGATCCGCCTATGATATGGAGGTGCCCGTCTTCTGTCCTGCTCTTCCCGATTCCATGATCGGCCTGCAGGCCTGGATGTTCAGCCAGACAAAAAAGCTCTCTGTGGACGCTTTCGCCGATATCAGAGAGATCATCGATCTCTGTTACAACTGCGAGAGGGCGGGAGTGGTGATCGTGGGAGGGGGGGTCCCCAAGAACTTCACCCTGCAGTCCATGCTTGTCACCCCCAATAGCTTTGATCTCGCAATTCAACTGACCACGGATACCCCTGAGAATGGAGGCCTCTCCGGGGCGACCCTCTCCGAGGCTGTATCCTGGGGCAAGATATCCCAGAGTGCAAGCTATGTCACAGTCTATGGGGACGCGACCATCACCCTGCCCCTGATGGTGGGGGCGGCGCTGGGGAGGCTGAAAAAATAG
- a CDS encoding NADH-quinone oxidoreductase subunit A: MAGEPMAVVYYIPLIIFLIIGAIVPIAALAAIKIIAPNRPSRQKLSIYEGGLKPIRDAKIQYSVQYYLFAIVFVIFDVEVLFLYPWVYVYANEAMQKLMAFGSMNIAVFEMLLFIIVLLVGLIYAIKKEALRWV; the protein is encoded by the coding sequence ATGGCCGGCGAACCGATGGCAGTGGTTTACTATATACCACTTATTATATTTTTGATAATAGGAGCTATAGTGCCTATTGCGGCTCTGGCTGCTATAAAAATCATAGCGCCGAATAGACCTAGCCGCCAAAAGCTATCGATATACGAAGGAGGGCTGAAACCAATCCGTGACGCCAAGATCCAGTATAGTGTTCAATATTACCTTTTCGCAATCGTTTTTGTGATATTCGATGTTGAGGTTTTATTCTTATACCCCTGGGTCTACGTCTACGCGAATGAGGCCATGCAAAAGCTCATGGCCTTCGGATCCATGAATATTGCCGTCTTCGAGATGCTTCTATTCATCATTGTATTGCTGGTTGGACTGATTTATGCAATCAAGAAGGAGGCTTTGCGTTGGGTATAA
- a CDS encoding NADH-quinone oxidoreductase subunit B, whose amino-acid sequence MGISDVIPVPVCIDEEIEKWTIFGQPVTEVWFTTTEKIHEIIQMGPIKNIFNWGRKNSIYFLMQPMGCCGVEMFVFGAAPYDSDRFGCIPRNTPRQTDVMIISGYLTRKYLPVFKNLWENMPEPKWCIAIGECAISGGPFYDSYNIIQNTGDYFPIDVYIPGCPPRPEQFIEGLINLQEKIKQRKDLRDY is encoded by the coding sequence TTGGGTATAAGCGATGTAATACCCGTGCCTGTATGTATCGATGAGGAGATTGAGAAGTGGACCATATTCGGCCAGCCTGTGACTGAGGTCTGGTTCACCACCACTGAGAAGATCCATGAGATCATCCAGATGGGGCCCATCAAGAATATCTTCAACTGGGGCAGAAAGAACTCTATATACTTTCTGATGCAGCCTATGGGCTGTTGTGGCGTGGAGATGTTCGTCTTCGGGGCTGCACCCTATGACAGCGATCGGTTCGGATGCATCCCCAGAAACACCCCCCGCCAGACGGATGTGATGATCATCTCCGGTTACTTGACCCGGAAGTACCTGCCGGTATTCAAGAACCTGTGGGAGAACATGCCTGAGCCCAAATGGTGTATAGCCATAGGCGAGTGTGCCATTTCCGGTGGGCCGTTCTACGATTCCTATAACATCATCCAGAACACGGGCGACTACTTCCCCATTGACGTCTACATCCCCGGCTGCCCACCCCGTCCAGAGCAGTTCATTGAGGGGCTCATCAATCTCCAGGAAAAGATCAAGCAGCGCAAGGACTTAAGAGACTACTGA
- the fpoD gene encoding F420H2 dehydrogenase subunit FpoD → MTNASEVLSSIQSAFPGAVSDPRVESDDRLWATIESGKIRDVCKYMTEKLDFDHYAGSAGVDWIARNEMEVVEIMTSYGAHNVVAMLKVKTPRDNPSVPSLVDMYWNANWYERETWEMFGINFEGHPELYPLLLSDELVGVWPWRKDFKGYPDLTTGERAVQITTPEGYTEYHFPPTPAEVEAGTVVTERPKYPTFREREEAWIKSDSEMIMHLGPQHAMVPGPFLLDILVEGERVKKAFLDLGYIHKGIEKIMENRTWLQGITYTDRMCYVAALSNNECYCGAVERLLGLEVPLRAQYIRVIVEELSRIQSHLIGTGEFLTLIAGVGFAPWQYMIIDREHIISLIESVTGARLTHSYVRFGGVRNDLPAGFEEQCRKVLPYMKSRTEEFIEFFAQDPIYHARMENIGCISPETAKRLGCAGRVLRAAGVPYDMRVEDPILVYPELDFKVITGTRGDSADRIDCTMREILESIHIIEQCLDKIPSGPIKTEAKIPKKVPAGEAYYRVEDPRGEMGMYVISDGGDKPYRVKVRGPFYATFQTLTPLLEGVYVADAVAITGSMDGCPSESDR, encoded by the coding sequence TTGACAAATGCAAGCGAGGTCTTAAGCTCTATCCAGTCCGCTTTTCCTGGAGCAGTCTCGGACCCCAGGGTGGAGTCGGATGACAGATTATGGGCTACAATAGAATCTGGGAAGATCCGGGATGTCTGCAAGTACATGACAGAGAAGCTCGACTTCGACCACTATGCTGGTTCAGCCGGGGTGGATTGGATCGCCAGAAATGAGATGGAGGTCGTCGAGATCATGACCAGCTATGGAGCCCATAATGTGGTAGCCATGCTGAAGGTCAAAACGCCACGCGACAATCCATCCGTCCCCTCCCTGGTCGATATGTACTGGAATGCCAACTGGTATGAGAGAGAGACCTGGGAGATGTTCGGCATCAACTTCGAGGGACATCCGGAGCTATATCCTCTGCTCTTGTCCGACGAGCTGGTAGGTGTCTGGCCCTGGAGAAAGGATTTCAAGGGCTATCCAGATCTGACCACTGGAGAGAGGGCAGTGCAGATCACCACCCCCGAGGGCTATACTGAGTATCACTTCCCGCCAACGCCAGCAGAGGTCGAGGCCGGAACGGTGGTGACGGAGAGGCCTAAGTATCCCACATTCCGGGAGAGAGAGGAGGCATGGATCAAATCCGACTCGGAGATGATCATGCACCTGGGGCCGCAGCATGCCATGGTTCCCGGTCCGTTTCTGCTGGACATCCTGGTTGAGGGCGAGAGGGTTAAGAAGGCCTTCCTCGATCTGGGCTACATCCACAAGGGCATTGAGAAGATCATGGAGAACAGGACCTGGCTTCAGGGCATAACCTATACCGACAGGATGTGCTATGTCGCCGCCCTGAGCAATAATGAGTGCTACTGCGGTGCAGTGGAGAGGCTCTTAGGCCTGGAAGTCCCCCTGAGGGCTCAGTACATCCGGGTTATAGTGGAGGAGCTCTCCAGAATCCAAAGCCATCTGATCGGCACAGGCGAGTTCCTGACGCTGATCGCCGGCGTGGGCTTTGCTCCCTGGCAGTACATGATCATAGACAGAGAGCATATCATCTCTCTGATCGAGAGCGTCACCGGAGCCAGGCTGACGCACTCATATGTCCGCTTCGGAGGGGTGAGAAACGACCTTCCTGCGGGATTTGAAGAGCAGTGCCGAAAGGTCCTGCCCTATATGAAATCCAGGACGGAGGAGTTTATAGAGTTCTTCGCACAGGATCCCATCTATCATGCCAGAATGGAGAATATCGGCTGCATATCCCCTGAGACTGCCAAACGCCTGGGATGTGCAGGCAGGGTGCTCAGAGCCGCTGGCGTTCCCTATGATATGAGGGTTGAGGATCCCATACTGGTCTATCCTGAGCTTGACTTCAAGGTCATCACTGGAACCCGGGGAGACTCGGCGGACAGAATCGATTGCACCATGAGGGAGATCCTGGAGAGCATTCACATCATCGAGCAATGCCTGGATAAAATCCCCTCCGGACCGATTAAGACTGAGGCCAAGATTCCCAAGAAGGTCCCCGCTGGCGAGGCCTACTACCGGGTGGAGGATCCACGCGGCGAGATGGGAATGTATGTCATCAGCGACGGAGGCGATAAACCCTACCGGGTGAAGGTAAGAGGGCCTTTCTATGCTACATTCCAGACTTTGACTCCGCTTCTGGAGGGAGTATACGTTGCAGATGCGGTGGCAATCACTGGAAGCATGGACGGCTGCCCATCTGAATCTGACAGGTAG
- the fpoH gene encoding F420H2 dehydrogenase subunit FpoH codes for MDGIIDTITQFAAQEPAIFALIIGIIGAAVLAAVVNVGAMLVIWADRKVMSDFCNRFGPNRVGGRWGILQLGADAIKLFTKEDVIPAGVDKGVYVWAPIIASAGTMLVAAAIPFGALHIGGKNYPLVVANMDISAFYVEAALSIMSIAVFMAGYSSNNKYSILGAFRGIARMIAYEVPMGVCIISVAVMAHSLNLVEIVESQTVWYAFAQPLGFVIFMIALVTDLGRVPFDQSEAEEEIICGYSTEYSGIRWGLLYFQEYNNFLLGAVLASLLFLGGWHGPIIPLPLLDMVSPLIWLLMKVIIVIWFIILIRAALFRLRIDQVTDLGWKWMLPLSIVNLGWAVIIGSYFA; via the coding sequence TTGGACGGAATAATAGATACAATCACTCAATTTGCCGCCCAGGAGCCGGCGATATTCGCCCTGATCATTGGCATAATAGGCGCAGCAGTGCTTGCTGCAGTGGTCAATGTGGGGGCAATGCTGGTGATCTGGGCAGACAGAAAGGTAATGAGCGATTTCTGCAACCGGTTTGGCCCTAACCGGGTGGGTGGAAGATGGGGTATACTTCAGTTGGGTGCCGATGCAATCAAGCTTTTCACCAAAGAAGATGTCATACCGGCTGGAGTTGACAAGGGGGTCTACGTCTGGGCTCCTATCATCGCCTCTGCCGGCACCATGCTGGTTGCTGCAGCCATACCATTTGGAGCGCTTCACATCGGCGGCAAAAACTACCCCCTAGTAGTCGCCAACATGGATATCAGCGCCTTTTATGTGGAGGCTGCCTTGAGCATCATGTCCATTGCCGTCTTCATGGCCGGCTACAGCTCGAACAATAAGTACTCCATCCTTGGGGCCTTCAGAGGCATTGCCAGGATGATCGCCTATGAGGTTCCCATGGGCGTTTGCATAATATCCGTGGCGGTCATGGCCCATAGCCTCAACCTGGTGGAGATCGTGGAGAGCCAGACAGTATGGTATGCATTTGCCCAGCCACTGGGATTTGTCATCTTCATGATCGCTCTGGTAACCGATCTGGGGAGGGTCCCCTTCGATCAGAGCGAGGCAGAAGAGGAGATCATCTGCGGCTACAGCACTGAATACAGCGGCATCAGATGGGGTTTGTTATACTTCCAGGAATACAATAACTTCCTCTTGGGAGCCGTTCTGGCCTCGCTCCTCTTCCTGGGCGGATGGCACGGACCGATCATACCTCTGCCCCTTCTGGACATGGTATCACCTCTGATCTGGCTGCTCATGAAGGTTATAATCGTTATCTGGTTCATAATATTGATCAGGGCGGCTCTCTTCCGTCTGAGAATAGATCAGGTTACTGATCTGGGCTGGAAGTGGATGCTGCCTTTATCCATAGTGAATCTGGGATGGGCGGTAATAATTGGCTCGTACTTCGCATGA
- a CDS encoding 4Fe-4S binding protein, with protein MLKRKMIKNFTWPLKIASREIEFTRLYPEFMMELPDAERGIHELDATTCIGCGSCARVCPNNCIEMVHFKFGNPLKNKKMLFPQIDYGRCMFCGLCVDDCPVECLKMGKNVIMAGWNREDIVKGPDFLATKRFSAKEVADLEAEAKRIAAEKAAAKKAAAKEGATAGEKKPAKEGNAAGKKKAEAKPEEGGAS; from the coding sequence ATGTTGAAGAGAAAGATGATAAAGAACTTCACCTGGCCTTTGAAGATCGCCTCGCGGGAGATAGAATTCACCAGGCTCTATCCCGAGTTCATGATGGAGCTGCCCGATGCAGAGAGAGGGATTCATGAGCTGGATGCCACCACATGCATTGGCTGCGGCTCCTGCGCTAGAGTCTGTCCCAATAACTGCATTGAGATGGTGCACTTCAAGTTCGGAAATCCCCTCAAGAACAAGAAGATGCTTTTTCCGCAAATCGATTATGGGAGATGCATGTTCTGCGGTCTTTGTGTGGATGACTGCCCCGTTGAGTGCCTCAAGATGGGTAAGAATGTCATAATGGCTGGCTGGAATCGAGAGGATATTGTGAAAGGGCCTGATTTCCTGGCCACAAAGAGATTCTCAGCCAAAGAGGTAGCAGACCTGGAGGCCGAGGCAAAGAGAATTGCTGCCGAGAAGGCCGCTGCCAAGAAAGCAGCGGCAAAAGAGGGAGCTACTGCCGGGGAGAAGAAACCGGCCAAAGAGGGAAATGCTGCCGGAAAGAAGAAAGCAGAGGCGAAGCCTGAGGAAGGAGGTGCTTCCTGA
- a CDS encoding NADH-quinone oxidoreductase subunit J: MAEKPKTNVIRSIFELLVLLLGLGVIFGGLAVMIFLSPWSKTILDKLLDYDIRFVIELLVFLTIGAIAILLSVLMVLVKNIVHSALYLLGTFASVAALYIFMNAPFVGVAQVLVYIGAVGVLLLFAVMLTRKTIMEESHGEI, translated from the coding sequence ATGGCAGAAAAGCCCAAGACCAATGTAATTAGATCGATATTTGAACTGCTGGTGCTTTTGCTTGGCCTCGGAGTCATCTTCGGCGGACTGGCGGTGATGATATTCCTCTCCCCCTGGTCCAAGACGATACTGGACAAGCTGCTGGACTATGACATCCGGTTTGTGATAGAGCTTCTAGTATTCCTGACCATAGGGGCAATCGCCATCCTTTTGTCTGTACTGATGGTGCTGGTCAAGAATATTGTGCATAGCGCTCTTTACCTGCTGGGAACCTTTGCCAGTGTGGCAGCGCTTTACATATTCATGAATGCTCCATTTGTGGGCGTGGCTCAGGTCCTGGTTTACATTGGCGCAGTGGGAGTTCTGCTCCTCTTCGCTGTGATGCTCACCAGGAAGACGATTATGGAGGAGTCCCATGGCGAAATTTAA
- a CDS encoding dehydrogenase: protein MAKFKLFILTLAFLAALMASLSITDWGPVTEHPLGYSPAEGLRLPESGVGDIGFEIFTIYVFSFEVLALVLTAALIGAIWVARKEDA from the coding sequence ATGGCGAAATTTAAGTTGTTCATATTGACCCTGGCCTTCCTTGCTGCTCTGATGGCCTCGCTATCAATAACCGATTGGGGGCCGGTCACAGAGCATCCGCTCGGCTACTCCCCTGCAGAGGGGCTGAGGCTTCCTGAGAGCGGCGTTGGAGATATAGGGTTTGAGATCTTCACCATCTACGTCTTCTCCTTTGAGGTTTTAGCCCTGGTCCTGACTGCAGCCTTGATCGGAGCGATCTGGGTGGCAAGAAAGGAGGACGCCTAG
- the fpoK gene encoding F420H2 dehydrogenase subunit FpoK translates to MIPLELYILLASIMFTIGLYGLVTQKNGVKLMMCIELLLNSANINLVAFSAYQPNMNGQVFALFSIALAAAEAGVGFAILIALYRLYGTIDLDNISAMRW, encoded by the coding sequence ATGATACCGTTGGAGCTTTACATATTGCTGGCATCCATCATGTTCACCATCGGCTTGTACGGCCTCGTCACACAGAAGAACGGAGTCAAGCTGATGATGTGCATCGAGCTGCTGCTCAATAGCGCCAACATCAATCTTGTTGCCTTCTCAGCCTACCAGCCTAATATGAATGGACAGGTATTTGCTCTGTTCTCCATCGCATTGGCTGCAGCTGAGGCAGGCGTTGGATTCGCAATATTGATCGCGCTTTACAGGCTATACGGAACAATTGACCTGGATAACATCAGCGCCATGAGGTGGTAG